Proteins encoded within one genomic window of Anaerosporomusa subterranea:
- a CDS encoding tripartite tricarboxylate transporter permease codes for MFNGIEGFLVPFTSLNLVGLIALGCFVGVYMAAIPGLSVTMAVSLLISFTFAWDVFPALALMIGVYAGGVYGGARSAILLNIPGAPASVAAAFDGYPLAKQGLAGEAMGLSTTQACIGMFIGIVCLALGAPIISGFALDFAPRDYFLLAFMGLFLIGSLTEDGSVTKAMITACIGILVGLTGMDPVTGQGRLTFGSGELLGGIHFIIVMIGTFGISESLVQLQTKVKPVKQKISRVRPTFEVIKRNIPLTLRCSFIGVFIGVLPGAGGDIAALMAYDHAKRTVKDPFPKPFGQGAYQGLLAPETACTAAIGGDMTPMITLGIPGDSVTAVLIGALMVHGLRPGPMLMREQPEFFWVIVACLLIANVCLYIVGMTGIRVFSKIVEIPKAYILPMIVIMTMIGGYSIQQSVADIYWLIFFGILCYFMKRYGYPVAGVVLGVILTPIIDNNFRRGVAMEHGDVLAFFGSMFTNKIALCLIAVSILTVMFSSPQLAPLRVKLFGENYR; via the coding sequence GTGTTTAATGGAATTGAAGGATTTCTGGTGCCTTTCACCAGTTTGAATCTGGTCGGACTTATTGCTCTTGGCTGTTTTGTTGGCGTCTACATGGCTGCTATTCCTGGTCTGTCGGTTACTATGGCGGTATCATTGCTAATATCCTTTACCTTCGCATGGGATGTCTTTCCGGCTTTGGCGCTGATGATTGGTGTCTATGCCGGCGGCGTGTACGGAGGCGCCCGCTCTGCCATCCTCCTGAACATCCCTGGTGCTCCGGCGTCAGTCGCTGCCGCCTTTGACGGCTATCCGCTGGCCAAACAAGGTCTGGCCGGCGAAGCGATGGGTCTGAGTACGACCCAAGCCTGTATCGGTATGTTTATCGGCATCGTTTGCTTGGCCTTGGGCGCACCGATTATTTCCGGATTTGCTCTCGACTTCGCGCCACGTGACTATTTCTTACTAGCGTTCATGGGTCTGTTCCTGATTGGCAGTCTGACAGAGGACGGCTCAGTGACCAAGGCCATGATCACAGCTTGCATCGGTATCCTAGTCGGCCTCACCGGCATGGATCCGGTAACTGGCCAAGGTCGTTTGACCTTTGGCTCGGGCGAACTGCTAGGCGGCATTCATTTCATCATCGTTATGATTGGAACTTTCGGTATTTCGGAATCCTTGGTGCAATTGCAGACCAAGGTGAAACCAGTTAAACAGAAAATTAGCCGTGTTCGTCCTACTTTTGAAGTTATTAAGAGAAATATCCCTTTAACCCTGCGCTGTTCCTTCATCGGTGTCTTTATCGGGGTACTGCCGGGGGCGGGCGGCGATATCGCGGCCTTGATGGCCTACGATCATGCTAAACGCACAGTTAAGGATCCGTTCCCAAAACCTTTTGGCCAAGGCGCTTACCAGGGCTTGCTTGCTCCTGAGACGGCCTGTACAGCGGCTATCGGCGGCGACATGACGCCAATGATCACCCTAGGTATTCCCGGCGACTCAGTAACAGCTGTGCTGATTGGCGCCTTAATGGTTCACGGCCTGCGACCAGGACCGATGTTGATGCGCGAACAACCTGAGTTCTTCTGGGTCATCGTGGCTTGTCTATTAATTGCCAATGTTTGTCTCTATATTGTCGGCATGACCGGTATTCGTGTTTTTAGTAAAATTGTAGAAATTCCCAAAGCCTATATTTTGCCGATGATTGTTATCATGACTATGATCGGTGGCTATTCGATTCAGCAGAGTGTCGCTGATATCTACTGGCTGATCTTCTTCGGTATCCTCTGCTATTTCATGAAGCGGTACGGCTATCCAGTGGCGGGCGTGGTGCTTGGGGTTATCCTGACCCCAATCATTGACAACAACTTCCGACGGGGTGTGGCCATGGAACATGGCGATGTACTAGCGTTCTTCGGCAGTATGTTCACTAATAAAATCGCTCTGTGCCTGATCGCTGTCTCGATTCTGACTGTCATGTTCTCCAGCCCGCAGCTAGCTCCGCTCAGAGTTAAGTTATTCGGCGAAAATTATCGTTAA
- the aroQ gene encoding type II 3-dehydroquinate dehydratase codes for MKKILMLHGINHNMFGKRDPKQYGTITLAEIDAKLQALGAELGAEIESFQTNHEGEMCERVHQAFLEGKDAVLINAGAWTHYSYGLRDALAILTCPIVEIHMSNIHAREEFRHKSVFAEVVNGQICGFGVESYLIGLRAALATIEESK; via the coding sequence ATGAAAAAAATTCTCATGCTTCACGGAATCAACCACAATATGTTTGGCAAAAGAGATCCTAAGCAATATGGCACAATCACACTGGCTGAGATTGACGCCAAATTACAGGCGCTGGGAGCAGAACTAGGCGCAGAAATCGAAAGTTTCCAGACTAACCATGAAGGTGAAATGTGCGAACGGGTTCACCAAGCATTTCTTGAGGGCAAAGATGCCGTTTTAATCAATGCTGGCGCCTGGACTCACTACAGCTATGGCCTGAGAGATGCACTGGCAATTCTCACGTGCCCCATTGTTGAGATTCATATGTCCAATATTCACGCACGTGAGGAGTTCCGTCACAAGTCTGTATTTGCCGAAGTGGTGAACGGGCAAATCTGCGGCTTTGGCGTCGAGAGCTACCTGATTGGTTTGCGGGCTGCTTTAGCGACGATTGAAGAAAGCAAATAA
- a CDS encoding MaoC family dehydratase, which translates to MSKLPLQVGDTCSYTKTISESDVYLFAGITGDFSQMHTNEEFMKTTPYKTRIVHGVLTFALGSTASTLIQVQAKADIPSVSYGYDRLRFVKPVFFGDTVTAKYTVVEVDEGSMKTFAKVEIFNQKNELCTVAQHILKFIPA; encoded by the coding sequence ATGAGTAAATTGCCGTTACAGGTTGGAGATACATGCTCCTATACGAAAACGATCAGTGAGTCAGATGTCTATTTGTTCGCCGGGATCACCGGAGACTTCAGCCAAATGCATACAAATGAAGAATTCATGAAGACGACTCCCTATAAAACTAGAATTGTGCATGGGGTGCTCACCTTTGCGCTAGGGTCTACCGCCTCTACACTAATACAAGTGCAGGCAAAAGCCGATATTCCCAGTGTCTCCTATGGTTATGACCGGCTCCGGTTTGTAAAACCAGTGTTTTTCGGTGACACGGTAACAGCGAAATATACAGTTGTCGAAGTCGATGAGGGAAGCATGAAGACATTCGCCAAAGTGGAAATCTTTAATCAAAAAAATGAGCTATGCACTGTGGCGCAACACATTTTGAAATTTATTCCCGCCTAA
- a CDS encoding zinc-dependent alcohol dehydrogenase, with product MQELFLSEPNKLSLREVATLPVPIDNEIKVKVIYGGICGSDLRVYRGSIAYASYPIRPGHEVLGVVTEVGKDSSLVVGTNVVIFPNTFCGKCEHCLQGKTNICKEKKPLGVAVDGVFAEEVIIASKYAVPVPADMPNERAILVEPFAVTVHALKRAYITTGTTVAIIGSGTEGLLAVALATKLGAKVTAIDINPKKLELAKKLGDVQALTPENVAGQTFDVVVEAAGVKQSFEQAFQLVKPGGTIVALGISSEQVAFSPIQVVRSEISINGSIIYTLKDFADAIAHLSDPTFYVEPITSKFIPLKQYQEAFEDAFSGNYAKIVLEFPE from the coding sequence ATGCAGGAACTGTTTTTGTCCGAGCCCAACAAGCTAAGTCTGCGGGAAGTGGCAACACTGCCAGTTCCGATAGACAATGAAATAAAAGTTAAAGTTATCTATGGCGGGATTTGCGGATCCGATCTTAGAGTATACCGGGGCAGCATCGCTTATGCCTCGTATCCGATCCGGCCCGGCCATGAAGTGCTAGGAGTCGTTACAGAAGTTGGCAAAGATTCTTCCCTTGTGGTTGGAACCAACGTCGTTATCTTCCCCAATACGTTCTGTGGCAAGTGTGAACACTGTCTGCAAGGAAAGACCAACATCTGCAAGGAGAAGAAACCGCTGGGTGTTGCTGTTGACGGCGTCTTTGCCGAAGAAGTAATTATTGCATCAAAGTATGCGGTGCCTGTGCCGGCAGATATGCCTAACGAGCGCGCCATCTTAGTCGAGCCATTTGCCGTTACCGTTCATGCCCTGAAACGGGCCTATATAACTACGGGAACTACAGTGGCAATCATTGGCTCAGGCACGGAAGGTCTGCTAGCTGTCGCTTTAGCGACTAAGTTAGGCGCAAAAGTGACTGCGATCGATATTAACCCCAAGAAGCTAGAATTGGCGAAAAAGCTCGGCGATGTACAGGCTCTTACACCGGAAAACGTAGCAGGACAAACCTTTGATGTGGTTGTTGAAGCAGCCGGCGTAAAACAATCATTTGAGCAAGCATTTCAACTGGTTAAACCCGGCGGGACGATTGTTGCGCTCGGAATTTCCAGTGAACAAGTCGCTTTTTCTCCGATCCAGGTTGTCCGCAGCGAGATTAGCATCAACGGTTCCATCATCTATACGTTGAAAGATTTCGCTGACGCAATTGCACATTTAAGTGATCCTACTTTTTACGTCGAACCTATTACCTCTAAGTTTATTCCGCTCAAACAGTATCAGGAAGCCTTTGAAGACGCGTTTTCCGGCAACTATGCCAAAATCGTACTGGAGTTCCCTGAATAG
- a CDS encoding acyl CoA:acetate/3-ketoacid CoA transferase, which produces MIKPVRKGNRVSIMSVDEAVNLIPSGVTVAFSGAGGGIVDPTEVINALARRYKESQQPRDLTLLHSTGLGDRADRGMSPLAQSGLCRRIIGGHWGQSPRLAEMAERNEIEAYNFPQGVISQLFRTAAAKQPGLLTHVGLGTFIDPRQGGAKLNERTKEDLIRLMEIDGKEWLFYPTIPPDVVIIRGTTADTEGYISMEDEITYLDTLAMAQAAHNNGGLVICQVQRLVKARTLHPKSVKIPGYLVDVVVVVPDQPQLYSGSLNRFFSGDFVLDTGAVIPLPLNERKVIARRALLEVSPGNVGNVGVGISDGIGVIAREEGVSEEFTLTVETGPIGGVSAQGIFFGASVNMQAMLDMPAQFDFYDGGGLDICFLSFAELDQVGNVNVHRFNGKIQGTGGFVNICQNSRKVIFSGTLTAGGLKTSIENGEVHIDQEGNFKKLIPQVPEITFNGKDAIRRGQEVLYITERAVFRLTPDGLELCEVAPGMDIEKDVISQMGFRPKVAADLKEMDHRLFLAEPMGVKQDWQVK; this is translated from the coding sequence ATGATTAAACCTGTACGAAAAGGCAATCGAGTCTCAATTATGAGTGTTGATGAAGCTGTTAATCTAATTCCGTCCGGAGTAACCGTTGCCTTTAGTGGCGCCGGGGGCGGCATTGTTGACCCAACTGAAGTAATCAACGCTCTAGCCCGGAGATACAAAGAATCGCAGCAGCCGCGCGATCTTACCCTTCTGCATTCTACGGGCCTTGGCGACCGCGCCGATCGGGGCATGTCGCCACTAGCTCAGTCTGGTTTATGCCGCCGTATTATCGGTGGACACTGGGGACAATCGCCTCGGTTAGCCGAAATGGCGGAACGCAATGAGATTGAAGCCTATAACTTCCCACAAGGTGTTATCAGTCAACTGTTTCGGACCGCAGCGGCCAAACAACCAGGCTTACTCACCCATGTGGGGCTGGGCACGTTTATTGACCCGCGTCAAGGCGGCGCAAAACTAAATGAACGGACCAAGGAAGACCTGATCCGGCTGATGGAGATCGATGGCAAGGAATGGCTATTCTATCCGACTATACCGCCTGATGTAGTTATCATCCGTGGTACAACCGCCGATACAGAAGGTTACATCAGCATGGAAGATGAGATCACATACTTGGATACGTTGGCTATGGCGCAAGCTGCTCACAACAACGGCGGACTTGTCATTTGCCAGGTGCAGCGCTTGGTCAAAGCCCGTACTCTGCATCCAAAGTCGGTCAAGATTCCCGGTTATCTGGTTGATGTCGTTGTCGTCGTTCCTGACCAACCTCAGTTGTACTCCGGTTCATTGAACCGTTTTTTCTCTGGCGATTTTGTTCTTGACACAGGCGCAGTCATACCGCTGCCGCTCAATGAACGCAAGGTCATTGCTCGCCGCGCTCTCCTGGAAGTATCTCCCGGCAATGTCGGTAATGTTGGTGTCGGGATATCGGACGGCATCGGGGTAATTGCACGGGAAGAAGGAGTAAGCGAAGAGTTTACTCTGACTGTTGAAACTGGGCCCATCGGCGGCGTCTCCGCCCAAGGCATCTTCTTCGGGGCAAGCGTCAATATGCAAGCTATGTTAGATATGCCAGCGCAGTTTGACTTTTATGACGGTGGCGGACTTGATATTTGTTTCCTCAGCTTCGCAGAGCTCGACCAAGTCGGTAACGTCAATGTGCATCGCTTTAATGGCAAAATCCAGGGAACTGGTGGCTTCGTAAACATTTGCCAAAATAGTCGCAAGGTCATTTTCAGCGGTACGTTAACAGCCGGTGGCTTGAAAACATCGATTGAAAATGGTGAGGTTCATATCGACCAAGAAGGGAATTTTAAGAAACTAATTCCGCAGGTTCCTGAAATCACATTCAACGGCAAAGATGCGATACGTCGTGGTCAAGAGGTGCTCTACATTACCGAACGAGCAGTCTTCCGTTTAACGCCAGATGGCCTGGAGCTGTGTGAAGTTGCGCCCGGTATGGATATCGAGAAAGATGTTATTAGCCAAATGGGCTTCAGACCCAAGGTAGCCGCAGATTTGAAGGAAATGGATCATCGCTTGTTCCTGGCAGAGCCCATGGGTGTAAAGCAAGACTGGCAAGTAAAATAA
- a CDS encoding ketopantoate reductase family protein has protein sequence MKICVLGSGALGSSIGGVLTEAGYDVYLIDQWADHINAMNSRGLILREGTTDRTVKVKAATSCEGIGPADLIIVLVKSFHTRQAIENAGAIIGENTLIMSLQNGLGNEEIIAEVVGKERVIGGKTYVGGVLLGPGHVIAGTKGKYTYIGELDGAITPRISKLAEQLNKAELLTTVSDNIVGIIWDKLLINVATGAISGITRLPYGGLYNVPEVRDCALAAIAEAMAVAAANGVTLSIKTPEEAWFKASDGLPAEFKTSILQSIEKGTATEIDFINGSVVRWGEMCNVPAPVNKTLVASVKGIEYWIKNYSGKA, from the coding sequence ATGAAAATTTGCGTACTCGGTTCTGGCGCATTAGGCAGTTCCATTGGCGGGGTGCTGACTGAGGCTGGATATGACGTCTATTTGATCGACCAATGGGCTGATCATATTAACGCGATGAATAGTCGCGGACTCATCCTCAGAGAGGGAACAACCGATAGAACGGTGAAGGTCAAAGCAGCAACTAGCTGTGAAGGCATTGGGCCAGCAGACCTCATCATCGTTTTAGTGAAGTCGTTTCATACCCGGCAAGCGATTGAAAACGCTGGTGCAATCATTGGCGAGAATACGTTGATTATGTCCCTTCAAAATGGTCTCGGTAATGAGGAAATCATTGCTGAAGTGGTTGGTAAGGAACGCGTAATTGGCGGAAAAACGTATGTTGGCGGTGTGCTGCTCGGACCTGGTCATGTCATTGCTGGTACCAAGGGCAAGTACACATATATTGGCGAACTTGATGGCGCCATCACGCCAAGAATTTCTAAGTTGGCAGAACAGTTAAATAAGGCAGAGTTGTTGACTACCGTGAGCGATAATATTGTTGGAATTATTTGGGATAAACTGTTGATCAACGTTGCAACCGGTGCTATCAGCGGTATCACCAGACTCCCTTATGGCGGGTTGTATAACGTACCAGAAGTTAGAGATTGTGCACTGGCTGCAATTGCAGAGGCCATGGCAGTCGCAGCGGCAAACGGAGTAACTCTGTCAATAAAGACTCCTGAAGAAGCTTGGTTCAAAGCATCTGACGGGCTGCCTGCCGAGTTCAAAACCTCCATTCTGCAAAGCATTGAAAAAGGAACTGCGACCGAGATTGATTTTATCAATGGTTCAGTTGTCAGGTGGGGCGAAATGTGTAATGTTCCAGCTCCGGTCAACAAGACGCTGGTGGCCAGCGTCAAAGGTATTGAGTACTGGATTAAGAACTACTCGGGAAAGGCTTAA
- a CDS encoding hydroxymethylglutaryl-CoA lyase, which produces MEITNTVWPEKVTICEVGLRDGLQNEKIILSVEEKLELLDMVVASGIKVIEVGSFVHPKAVPQMADTEKVVKQMRRVDGVEYRALIPNLKGLERAYAAGLTKAKLTVSVSESHCINNFNQTPLEMMAGFVPCVEYAAKHNINVSGALSSAWGCAFEGKIPLQQIEKIVREYLKLGITELSLSDATGMGNPRQVYEIGSYMVKTFPQVKWVLHFHNTRDMALSNIVAGIQAGITTFDGAFAGLGGCPYIPGASGNIATEDAIHMLHEMGIDTGVDLLKAIATARRAQQMISHEAASSVLKAGRCEDLTSERARHQDNK; this is translated from the coding sequence TTGGAAATTACAAACACAGTGTGGCCTGAAAAAGTGACAATCTGTGAGGTCGGTTTGCGCGACGGATTGCAGAACGAGAAAATAATTCTAAGTGTTGAAGAAAAGCTTGAACTCTTGGATATGGTGGTAGCGTCTGGCATCAAGGTTATTGAGGTCGGCTCTTTTGTCCACCCTAAGGCTGTTCCGCAAATGGCAGACACTGAAAAAGTCGTCAAACAGATGAGACGGGTTGATGGTGTTGAATATCGGGCTTTGATTCCTAATCTTAAAGGCTTAGAACGCGCTTATGCTGCAGGTCTAACCAAAGCGAAACTGACTGTTTCGGTTAGTGAGTCGCATTGTATAAACAACTTTAATCAAACCCCGCTTGAAATGATGGCAGGCTTTGTGCCATGCGTTGAGTACGCTGCGAAGCATAACATTAATGTGTCAGGGGCATTATCTTCAGCTTGGGGCTGCGCGTTTGAAGGGAAAATACCTCTACAACAAATAGAAAAAATCGTACGGGAATACTTGAAACTTGGTATTACCGAGTTATCTCTGTCAGACGCTACCGGCATGGGAAATCCGAGGCAGGTTTACGAAATCGGTAGTTATATGGTGAAGACTTTCCCCCAGGTGAAATGGGTCTTACATTTTCACAACACTCGCGATATGGCATTAAGTAATATCGTCGCCGGCATTCAGGCGGGTATTACTACTTTTGACGGCGCATTCGCCGGACTTGGCGGCTGTCCATATATCCCCGGCGCATCGGGAAACATCGCTACTGAAGACGCTATCCACATGCTGCATGAAATGGGAATCGATACAGGTGTCGACTTGCTAAAAGCGATAGCAACTGCCCGCAGGGCCCAGCAGATGATTAGCCATGAGGCTGCCAGCTCTGTATTGAAAGCTGGGCGTTGTGAAGATCTCACCAGTGAAAGGGCGCGGCATCAAGATAACAAATAA
- a CDS encoding MFS transporter, producing the protein MTQIATINEAKLWTKSYSSLLLVNLLLCFGFYMLPPTLPAYVKQIGGSNLQASLVFGMFSAMSLVARIIAGSIVEAKGEKTIIIIGIGIVALCSVAFFLLPVNGILLLRSLQGIGWGMATAAIATAVYKTVPEQKRGEGSGYYALTTIISLSLTPVAAILIMSRIQFGYVLIASVTLTVASALLLISGLTGLAFRPASVAGERKQITLRNVFEKGALLPSTLCFLLSIPLCGIMGYLMLFGREAGIDNVWLYFIGNTVMILLTRRFVGRLFDKRGHSVIIFPGSVLMIAGLITLAFTNSTAMLVFASLLYGLGYGAVQPSLQTWAVNRCPADRKGAANGLFLSSIDLGYMIGSIVLGYIAGGSSYAAMYGYSTIFMVAFIVIYVSALTKSSTGK; encoded by the coding sequence TTGACGCAGATTGCAACAATCAATGAAGCAAAGTTATGGACAAAAAGCTATAGTTCACTCTTGCTAGTCAATTTGTTATTGTGCTTCGGGTTCTACATGTTGCCGCCAACCTTACCCGCTTATGTGAAACAGATCGGCGGCAGCAATTTGCAAGCCAGTCTAGTGTTTGGTATGTTTTCCGCTATGTCACTGGTTGCGCGGATAATTGCCGGCAGTATAGTTGAGGCAAAAGGTGAAAAAACGATTATTATAATAGGCATTGGCATAGTGGCCCTTTGCTCGGTTGCGTTTTTTTTGCTGCCGGTAAACGGCATACTTTTGTTGCGCAGTTTGCAAGGTATCGGTTGGGGCATGGCAACAGCGGCGATTGCAACTGCTGTCTACAAGACTGTACCGGAACAAAAACGTGGTGAAGGTTCAGGGTACTATGCGCTGACGACAATTATCTCTCTGTCTTTGACGCCTGTCGCGGCGATCCTCATCATGAGTCGTATTCAATTCGGGTATGTTTTGATTGCTTCAGTAACGTTGACGGTTGCGAGTGCTTTATTGCTGATCAGTGGTCTTACCGGGCTTGCGTTCCGCCCTGCGTCTGTCGCGGGGGAGAGAAAGCAGATCACTTTGCGAAACGTATTTGAAAAAGGAGCGCTGCTGCCTTCCACTCTTTGTTTCTTATTATCGATCCCGTTGTGCGGTATTATGGGGTATCTAATGTTATTTGGCAGAGAAGCCGGGATTGACAATGTATGGCTGTACTTTATCGGCAATACAGTTATGATCTTGCTAACCAGACGGTTCGTAGGTCGTTTGTTTGATAAAAGGGGACATTCGGTGATTATTTTTCCAGGCAGCGTCCTAATGATTGCTGGTTTAATTACGCTGGCTTTCACAAACTCAACTGCTATGTTGGTGTTTGCCTCTTTGCTTTATGGCTTGGGCTATGGGGCGGTACAGCCATCGCTGCAGACGTGGGCGGTAAACCGCTGTCCGGCAGACCGCAAAGGAGCAGCTAACGGATTGTTTTTGTCCTCGATTGATTTGGGGTATATGATCGGCTCCATAGTGCTAGGGTATATTGCGGGTGGCAGTAGCTATGCGGCCATGTATGGCTATTCGACGATTTTCATGGTTGCGTTTATTGTTATCTATGTGTCGGCGTTGACTAAATCATCTACAGGCAAGTAA
- a CDS encoding LacI family DNA-binding transcriptional regulator — MMKQKRRHVTLEHVATHAGVSRSTASLALRGSSHISEATRERVQASMRELGYIYDRVAANLRSKDSSTVGLIIMELANPFYSELLVGIHHELDKFGKTVILGTTFDSPAIQERLLSTMLENRVGGIILSAVPGSSSEPINRFRDLGIPLVLINRKLQGAECDFVGVDNVEGGRIAIEHLIRKGHRRIAFLGGLPQLSTWRGRKQGYDEAHRMAGLEIDPTLVIESRATRQGGIEAIQKLLALPSPPTAAFCYNDTIAIAVCMHLQSVGLVPGRDLAIVGFDDIPEATIFSPKLTTVSSYIRLLGEHAARLLHARIDGADAPPQSVIVQPELIVRDSCSDPAKKSE; from the coding sequence ATGATGAAACAGAAAAGACGCCATGTTACGCTTGAGCACGTAGCAACTCATGCTGGTGTTTCACGCTCTACAGCCTCACTTGCCCTGCGGGGAAGCAGTCACATTTCAGAAGCGACCCGGGAAAGGGTTCAGGCGTCGATGCGAGAGCTGGGTTATATCTATGACCGGGTAGCCGCTAACCTGCGCTCCAAGGACTCGTCTACCGTCGGACTGATTATCATGGAATTGGCTAACCCGTTCTATTCGGAACTATTAGTTGGAATTCACCACGAGTTAGATAAATTCGGCAAAACCGTTATTTTAGGTACCACTTTTGACTCACCCGCTATCCAGGAACGCTTGCTTTCTACCATGCTGGAGAACCGCGTAGGCGGCATAATCTTATCGGCAGTGCCAGGAAGCTCAAGTGAGCCAATTAATCGATTCCGCGATTTGGGTATTCCGCTAGTACTAATCAACCGGAAATTGCAGGGTGCCGAATGTGACTTCGTCGGAGTTGACAATGTGGAAGGCGGAAGAATTGCTATTGAGCATCTTATTCGCAAAGGGCACCGGCGAATTGCCTTTTTAGGTGGTTTGCCCCAGCTTTCTACCTGGCGAGGCCGCAAGCAAGGCTACGATGAGGCCCATCGTATGGCCGGATTAGAAATCGATCCTACTCTGGTCATAGAAAGTCGCGCAACCCGGCAAGGCGGCATCGAGGCCATCCAGAAACTATTGGCATTACCTTCCCCCCCCACTGCGGCTTTCTGCTATAATGACACCATCGCCATCGCTGTTTGCATGCATTTGCAATCTGTCGGCTTAGTTCCGGGTCGCGATCTGGCAATTGTCGGATTTGACGATATTCCGGAGGCTACGATATTTAGTCCAAAACTGACAACAGTTTCATCCTATATTCGTCTGTTAGGCGAACATGCCGCCCGTCTGTTGCATGCAAGAATTGATGGCGCTGATGCACCGCCGCAATCGGTCATTGTGCAGCCAGAGCTCATAGTCCGCGACTCCTGCTCTGATCCAGCGAAGAAAAGTGAATAA
- a CDS encoding VOC family protein, with the protein MAYAKKSFLEHVAFRVKDIEWHVRFFREALGMTIRQIDGPVDNPNQVWTIGGIQLVSDPNFNGPEGRMAHLGIMVEDLEAAIQEVYTWGVTQMPQGRNWIALPDGLCVELLQASGNAVAEALAVNPRA; encoded by the coding sequence ATGGCCTACGCGAAAAAATCATTTTTAGAGCACGTGGCGTTTCGCGTCAAAGATATCGAGTGGCACGTTCGTTTCTTTCGGGAAGCGTTGGGAATGACCATCCGGCAAATTGACGGACCAGTGGATAATCCGAATCAGGTATGGACAATCGGCGGGATACAGCTAGTTTCAGATCCCAATTTCAACGGACCAGAAGGTCGGATGGCTCACCTCGGCATTATGGTCGAGGATTTGGAAGCAGCGATACAAGAAGTTTATACATGGGGCGTAACCCAGATGCCGCAAGGGCGGAATTGGATTGCACTGCCTGATGGACTATGTGTTGAGTTACTTCAGGCGTCAGGCAACGCAGTTGCCGAAGCGCTCGCTGTCAACCCTAGAGCTTAA
- a CDS encoding LysR family transcriptional regulator, producing MEFHQLEYFLAVAKYQSFTKAAEEINVSQSSLSIQISKLEAEFGVRLFARTTRALSLTAVGKEFLPFAERIIEDSKAAKTIIEQFVSADKGNIGIGSFPGSRYFGFIDLVSHFKKDFPEIKFDIYEAECLNLLTALKAFDIDVAFLSHYHFAEGITFYPLVKDHTVVVLNQDHPLAGRKSVDLTELATEPLIFNVETTIYRNAMDAFSRADINPNIVLRTHGTLSSTLGFVSSGLGGTMISATVAKFYQHRGFAFLDIDPIIPRMTYLAVPEDKQKRPIINNFVNFVLKNVETSSNH from the coding sequence GTGGAATTTCATCAGCTTGAATATTTTCTGGCCGTAGCAAAATATCAGAGCTTTACGAAAGCTGCTGAAGAGATTAATGTCTCACAATCTTCTTTGTCAATTCAAATCAGTAAACTAGAAGCGGAATTCGGGGTTCGTCTATTTGCGCGCACAACCCGCGCTTTATCGCTGACTGCAGTTGGAAAAGAGTTTTTGCCATTTGCCGAGCGCATTATCGAGGACTCTAAGGCTGCCAAAACCATCATTGAACAGTTTGTATCCGCAGACAAAGGTAATATCGGAATCGGCTCTTTTCCAGGATCACGTTATTTCGGTTTTATCGATCTAGTTTCGCATTTTAAAAAAGATTTCCCTGAGATAAAATTTGACATTTATGAAGCTGAGTGTTTAAATTTGCTCACTGCACTTAAGGCCTTTGATATAGATGTTGCATTTTTGTCTCATTATCATTTCGCCGAAGGGATAACTTTTTATCCCTTAGTAAAAGATCATACAGTAGTGGTACTGAACCAAGATCATCCGTTGGCCGGACGAAAATCTGTGGACCTTACAGAGCTGGCTACTGAGCCACTAATCTTTAATGTCGAAACAACTATCTATAGGAATGCCATGGATGCCTTCTCTCGCGCTGACATCAACCCTAACATTGTATTGCGCACTCATGGCACCTTGTCTTCTACCTTAGGCTTTGTATCCTCAGGCTTAGGGGGAACAATGATATCAGCCACAGTCGCTAAGTTTTATCAACATCGCGGGTTTGCTTTCCTTGATATTGATCCGATTATCCCCAGAATGACTTACTTAGCAGTGCCTGAAGATAAACAAAAGCGGCCTATCATCAACAATTTTGTTAATTTTGTTCTTAAAAATGTAGAAACGAGCAGTAATCACTAA